One part of the Ornithodoros turicata isolate Travis chromosome 2, ASM3712646v1, whole genome shotgun sequence genome encodes these proteins:
- the LOC135386428 gene encoding uncharacterized protein LOC135386428, with amino-acid sequence MFCDCYNVSSLILVQSGDVELNPGPMVTEEQMSRLLDASAILTRLEVGQTILLNDIKDMKEKLHAADQAIMNLSTKIETIETELTSLKVMRTDISNIQLTSNNMSKHITKLENQIDDMENRMRRSNLIFYGITDIAGESWAQSEAKVIELCSEKLNVSVSHDEIERAHRLGRHRPERHRPIIVKLKFYKRKEEILSLGHRLKQSGYSIIGDYSLRVRKARSQLLAFAKSIALPFKLKYDKLLVDNKCYRFNESN; translated from the coding sequence ATGTTCTGTGATTGCTACAATGTATCATCCTTGATTCTTGTTCAGTCTGGCGACGTAGAACTAAACCCAGGCCCTATGGTTACGGAAGAACAAATGTCTCGTTTACTCGACGCAAGCGCAATACTCACCCGCTTGGAGGTCGGGCAAACCATTCTGTTGAACGACATAAAGGACATGAAAGAAAAACTGCACGCCGCAGATCAAGCGATAATGAACCTCTCTACCAAAATTGAAACAATTGAGACTGAATTAACATCCCTGAAAGTCATGCGAACTGATATTAGCAACATTCAGTTGACATCCAACAATATGTCCAAACATATCACGAAGCTTGAGAACCAAATTGATGACATGGAAAATAGAATGCGCCGTTCCAACTTAATTTTCTATGGAATCACTGACATTGCTGGTGAATCGTGGGCTCAGTCAGAGGCTAAAGTGATCGAGCTGTGTTCAGAAAAGCTAAATGTGAGTGTTTCTCACGATGAAATTGAACGTGCTCATCGATTAGGACGGCACCGTCCAGAAAGGCATCGTCCTATTATCGTTAAGTTGAAATTTTacaagaggaaggaagaaattCTATCTTTGGGACATAGATTGAAGCAGTCCGGGTACTCCATTATCGGTGATTATTCACTCAGAGTGCGCAAAGCACGTTCCCAACTGCTTGCTTTTGCTAAGTCAATTGCATTGCCTTTCAAACTAAAATACGATAAACTGTTGGTTGATAACAAGTGCTATCGTTTTAACGAGAGTAACTGA